A window of Drosophila sulfurigaster albostrigata strain 15112-1811.04 chromosome X, ASM2355843v2, whole genome shotgun sequence genomic DNA:
ACTCCAGCTCAACTAACGATAAGTTTCTTTAAGCGGTGACAGTTTGCTCTAAACCTCTTAGCGGCGTTTAAATAATGCGGATACGCTCAGCCTCCTGCCTCCCCGCCTCAATCTCGCTGCCGCATTGAAAATCGATAACAAGTTTTGACAAGGGGTCGGCTGGCTGTTCAATCATCGCagcaagaaagaaaaactgtTGGCAGCTCAAGAAACAGGCAACTTGCCTAACAGAACCCAACAGCCTCCCAGATCCTACACTACAGCCTACTCAACGTTATGCTACTCAACACTATGCTCTTTAACCCCTCACTGTACAACAATATATTACGTTACTTTTTTACTCAATAATACGACACTTTCACAACCTACAGTTTTGGTTATATGCCGACCTCCTAGGTACTACATTATCATGCAGTAAGTTTAGTAGTTTAGTTTTAGTACACCCTACTCAATACTATGCTACTAAGCTCTTCTAATCTATTACTCTCTACTCTTTAACCGTAACTATTCAACAATATATTGAGCTACTATTCTAcacaataatacaatattttcataGCTTACACTTTTAGTTACATGCCAACCTCCTAGGCACTACACTACCATACAGTTAGTCTACAGTTTTTTGGGGACCCAACACTATTCTATAGCGTGCTACTCTACGTATTACAATTACAATGGGACTGTGTGTTCCCTCAACATACACACGCTGCCTAACCCTGCACCCGACAACCTCCCAGACCTTACagtaaaactttttttaatgCTATGCTATTCAACACTATTCCACTTAACCCTCGACTAATCAGCACTATGCTTGTCAACTTTAACCCACTATCTACTCAAGAACACATAATTTTCATACTCTACACTTTTAGGTACATGTTTACCTTCTATGTACTCCACTACCATATTACCCAACACTACACTACCAtacactatggtatattttgaatgtagtactataccgATACACCAAATCTATccgttagtatatttttagtatttttgttgaatatcgatttggtatatagtaaaatgtatacaacaaatacatccgttggtatatttttagtattttttgcggtatattgatttggtatattttaaaattaatacctcACTGTCTTGCTAACTGCTCACTGCCTGTAGCAAAGCTCCAACTAAAAACACTTCGCAGCCAAGCAACCTCCCCATATCCCAACAACCTTCCCTACACTACCAACTGTATTCGACGACTGCCTCCCACATTAACGAACATAACTTTGTAGTGCGCCAAAAAACTAtcccaaaaataaagaaaaaggaCCTTTAGCAACATTGGCCCCAATGACATTGGCAAAACGCGCAGTGTGGCAAACAGATTGCGGGGAAGGAGGAGAATAGGGGGCACAGTACGCAGCGCGGTTTATGGTGCGACGTCGCCGTTGTGCCCAATTGCTTTGAGTTTCATTTTGGTTCCCTCTACTATTTTTGTGGGCCAATGTGAAAGGCGACTCAGTAAACGCGCTAAGCACGCTGCTCGCTCGCTCCTCACAAGTCGCGTGGCAGCAGGcggcagtcagcagtcagcaaCAATTTCATTGACCTCATAAATTGCGCTGGGCCAGGACTTTCGCCTCCCCCACGTTGCTCCATGAGCAACTACCCGTCGCCGCCAAAATGGCACCCACAAAGCATGCGGCCTTTTAACGGTTAGCCTCCcactaaaagcaaaacaacaacagcagcaaacgaaaagaaacaaatggGTGAATATTAATAGCTGCTTCAGGCAGAGTCGGAGAGTATAGGAGGGAAGGTTCGGCGAAGGTTTAGCCTAAAGGTACAACCTACAAccttaaaacacaaaaaaaacagaaaacaccGAAATACGGTCGACGGTCGACGGTCAGTAGGCGGAACCAGCGAAAGTCCAAGGCGAAGGcaaagtcagtcagtcagttagttcGTTGTTGGACGAccttctttcttctttctgGCAAATGAATAAGTTAAATGGCCAAAGCGGAAACGGCCATCACATTCTCATATGCATAAATGCACTTTACCTAAATTGGCTAATGAATTTTCAGCTAAGTACATTCTGAATTTTTCAGCTCTAACTTTTGCACCAcgcttttgtttggcattgaaccgactcactgactgactgactgactgaacgTCGATCGATATCATTTGACATCAAAATCGATAACAAACCGAAGAAGCTTAACTCGCAGCGAAAATAAAactctatataatatataccaaatatagcgttcggtatattttagtatatttgctgtataccttttttttaaatatatttttagaataatacttcactgttttgcttcggtatattttttgtatatttgcagtatatttaaaaaacaatgctgaacttttttttattcaaattggttAGCGTGTATtccacagtcgagtacacttcACTTATCacaccaaatataactttcggtatattttagtatatttattgtatatgttATGAATCATACTactagcgagtatctcacagtcgagcacactcgacagtgtctttcctacttgtttataatataaaatatatttagaaaatttgtAATACTAATTCTTTATTCATTCTcttatattttcagaattgGATTGAACCAGTAAGTCataaaatctatttatatttctgatTCGATATCACTTTCGTTTGCTCCACTAACCAAGTTTGATTAGCATTTAAGCCCAATAATTGATCAATTACAAGCTAAATGCCACTATAAATGCCATTTATGTAAAGTACAATGTATGTGGAGTAGTGACACCTAAGCTAAATGGTAACATTTCGATATCAGATCCTTTCATTTCCAATTGATATAAGTACCAAGAGCAACattctccccctctctctctctctgtcgctctctttctgttcGCTTTGTCAAATTCAGGGCATTGTGTGTGGCACACTGTGCAAAAAGTCAGTGAGGAGAAGCGACACGAAGCCAAGTGGGGCAGAGGGGAGTCGGAGCAAAAAGGCAGACAGAAAGCAGAATGAAACtgtaaagcagcagcaatagcaggAGAAGAAAAATAAGTAGCAAAGCTTTAtatgagtgtgctcgactgcgagatacgcGTATAAAAAGTCATATACGTTgatgttttaaataattaaattttacaacattttttcatACTCAATTTCCAATTCTTCAATTGATGATTTTAGTTTTTGCTCACTAAATGATTAAATAGTATTCAATTTAGTTAGACTGCGATTAAAAGCGAATTGTTTTTCACCTAAAGAATATGGACGAAAGTAATGTAAGCGATATTTACGAACCGTGGCAATTAATTCATCATGCCCGCCGAACACACAACTTTTGAAAGAGTATTTAAAATGGTTGTCGTTGCTTTTCTTTGCCCCGTTGCCTTTGATCGCCAGTTTTTGATAAGCGGCACTGGTTGCAGCCCCGTAAATCAGTCTGCgactgtgtgtatgtgtgtgtgtgtgtgtgtaagtgtgtgtgggAGTCTCTTTTTCATTATGTTTTGTACATTGTagctgtgttgttgtgttgagTTGTCGGGTCTGCCTGGCAATTTAGGCCAAACTTGCGGGCAGGTGCTCaggcgttgctgttgctctttgtctgccagcagcaaaagcaaaagcaatggcaaaggcaaaagtaaAAGACACAAAACGATGATGCTAACTGTAACTGACTGGGCATTTTgttcattctctctctctctctctctcacactcttaTTCTCTCGGTCGTTCGCACtctcttcgtcttcgtctttggCTTGCCATTCATTCTCTTGCTTGGCTGATAGTTACGTTAAATGCGATTACATTTTTTactgcatactttcaggcggTCACATTTTAGAgtgacagagcgagagagagtgagagagagagagagagtgggaaagAGCGAGCGAGGAGTGTAGTAAGAAATTAGcatgcaataacaaaaaaggcaaacagTACGAACGAAGCTAGCCCCATGACTAATACTCTCTCCTCCACCGCATTGAGGTTGACCCCGCCGggttccccttccccttcgcCTTCCCTCCCCCACCCCATACCATGTCCATGTCTTTTGGGGGTAGTTGAAACCGACAGTTATGGCTGTAATAGTGCAATAGCGTGTAGACGAATGCCAGCTTGTAGGTGTTAAGTAATGCCAgaagtgagagcgagagagatagagagagagagtcacactcactcacacttgTAGTCGCACATTAGGGTTATTCAGTGCATTTGCTCGTTTGAGCCTCATTTGCTAATAGTAGTTGAAGCAGTAGTAAGTAGAAGTGGAAGTGGCGAAGCTCCTCAGTCATctcatatatacatagataggAAAACTGTTGACAATGACAACATCATTGGCTGCTTGGCAAAAATAAGCTCTAAAATTTGCACAAGCTAAACAAGAGACaaactctgctctgctctgctctgatgTCATTGCATGTCTCGTAAACTTTCTTTCgtctattttcattttattgttccCAGCATAAGAAAGTTTTTATCTGCGCTGTGGCGAAGACATTGAAAAGCGGTtaacaatatacataaatggAACAGTTTTGCTTGCTTAAATTGTCAGTTGTGTGGCTCAAAGTAACTGAGTCATTAGACAAGTACTTTGGGGTTTTCATAACTTGGTCAACTTGGTATCCATTTAGTAGTGTTTCATCATCATGAATATTGCAGACAATTACAAATGTATAATTACGTTAAAAGGTTCAACGGAAGTGTGCTAAATGGAAAGccaattaattacaaaattttagtttagatttcgtaattttgtattttattatttaaatagcggcaataaattatatatagacTATTTAATAaccaataaatataattaacacGCATCATTTAGAATGAAAGTGAGAGAAAGCTTCAACTTGTAACTTAtgataatctttttttttaatttgatatacaaGATTGGTAACTTCTtaaactttgacaaaaataaaaattgtttgaaatgtaaaaaagTGAGATAAatctacaaatattataatttccaTAGTTTCAAAAgtgtacttatttattttaagctcAGTTCTcgatattgaaatgaaatgcaacagTTGTATTTCTACTTTGAATCATTGAAAAGCTTCTAACTACATTTAcgtatagcatactttttgggggcACATTTGATAATGTTGCTGAGGGCAATTAGTTGAGTTGAgcacatattaaaaaaaaaaataaacacacacacacactcgcattaTTGATGTCACAGGACGGTAAAGGGTGCCTAGTAACAGTGCTTGCAGCTAGTTTACTTACATAATAACATACACATGCTACAAACTATGCCaataaacaacagcaaacgaacaaacaaaatattcatcataaatcagcagccatttattacacacacacacacacacacagacacactcataTACATACCAACATAGCTGACTGTGTTGTTGCATACTTCTTCGGGCAATGGCACTtgtcgacaaaaaaaaaaacacagcaacaaacacccgaaaaaaaagaaacgaaataaaatgacagcaacacaaacaaattgtttgaattggCGCGCAGCAGAAACGAAcgaaaatcaacagcaacaacaagaacaaagaGTAGAATGAGGATGCCGTAGAAAACAGCAACTAGATCGCAATGTGAGTTCGTctcgttttgtttcgtttcggttttgtttcgctttcgactcgactcgtcTCGGTTTGCGTTTCGGAAATCGCAATTCGTATTTACCGTTAACCGTTCTCGGCGCCTGCCAAACGCCAACTGAACTTATCACTCAAGCGACGCACGACGCGCAGCAGTCTGAACAGCGCTGCCGGCGTCAAAGCTGCGCCAAAACTATTGTGTAAGTGtttcactgtgtgtgtgtgtgtgtgtgtgtgtgtgtgtgtgtgtatgcttcGTGTCTGTGTGAGCACAACAacagatacacacacgcaAGAGGCGAacagctattgttgttgttgactgcaCATTTTGCTCGTTTCCTTTCGACTCGATTGTGTTCGTCTTccgccgttgttgtttttggcttctaaactgaaactgaaagaCGAAGTCAGCAGCtgcataatatttttaatgacgtCGCTTCATTCAATTCTTGtggtaaatgcaaaaattgatcaatttgtgtgtgcacaGGGTGTGTACACTGCACAGGGTGAGTGTGCACAGGGTGTTTGTTGACCCAATGCACTGCCCAAATTATATTACATGCACACCACGCCTTTGCTACGCCTTAATTGTGTTATGCACTTCGCctgtcaaaatatttgtcCACACAGTGAGGTTAACTGGAATCCCTTTGGTATTTTCATCTCATAAACTTTGCGCTATAATTCGTTTGGCAGTCTAATTGAATCTGTGCAGCATATTTTGCTGTTTCACGCATAAGCTTATCAGCATTGCCATTGCCTAGGCAACACCTTTGTTCATGCCCTGTAATCACAGCACTGCACTCACAATGCACACAGGTGTGTTCGTGcctatgtgtgtctgtgcagGTGTgtccaagcagcagcaataacaatagaGGTCAGACTGTCTCCTTCGATCATAAAGCTCTTCTTATTGCCATCATAGACAGTCGTTGTTTCCCTtggcataccctgtaaagtttttgttttgttattataaaaaagtatattcaattttttttatttacaatctatttatctaaagataataagtaaattttatgagagtatatttaatgatttttttttcgttttaaatgtttatttgtttgttgatcatatgaaaagtaaaaaattacACTCCctattgaaattttgtaaaatatatgtacataacttGGAAACAATATGCCCGCTGACTGCACTGCAGTGCAGGGTATAAATGAAGCATTATCTAGCGCAGCTTTCGGGGCCAGCAGCACACGCAAATCTCGCTGTCCACATAGTCCACAGTCCACTCGACTCCAATCCAATCCAGTCCAATGCTTTGGCTGGACGCTCGGCTGCCCCATTTTGAATGCGACGCATGTGTGAGtctaagtatgtgtgtgtgtgtgtgtgaatgcaattgtatgtatgcgtgtgtgtgtgctagccACCAAAAAACCAAGCAGAGTTGCCACATAATTCGATTACCATGCAATTGCATGCAGTGCACGTCTCGCATAGGATAAAAGAATaagcctcctcctcctccttctcctcctcctcctcagcACAACATTAAGCAAAAGCAAGGCGTGCGAGTGGGAGGGGTATATTTGGCAGAGGGGCTTGTCTATTGTTGTTTCGGATTTGACTGAGAATGGCACGCACCACTGATGGATAACTGCTTGGCTGGCTGCAGTGTTAAACGGTGTTAAgcgacacacgcacacacacacacacacacacacgctgcaCGTCCCTTGTTTGCATACATAGCGAGGGAGCGAGAtggatatacatacatacatatgtatataagtatatacaatGCATACGAATAACACGCATAGGCAAGCAGAAAAGTATCGTTTATTGGAGCTGATGGATAGATATGAGAGACGACTGCGTTTTAAAGAGCTGCACTTTAATACATatgtcgcacacacacacacacacccagacacacacaccatctctctttcttgctctgCTTTGCTATTGACGCCCTTTGAAGAAGAGTGCTGGACATGTCGATATGCGCATTATGCTTTCAagtgctctgctgctgctccacttatacacacaagcacactcacacacacacacatacatacatacgcagTCGAATACATATACCTGAAACGTTAAATGTGTGTCAGTTAGCAATGCGACACCGATGCACTGCACAAAAAGTTGACAGCGAGTAAGATTGCTGCTGTCAGACGATAAATCATCAATTTCATTGCAGACATTCCCATTTGTATAATTAGCACATAACTCCAATCCCAATTCATTCTCccttaatttatattgtttatattgtattgtacCAAAGAAAACCATTAAGCGAGGCATCACAAATATATAGTGTATAGAgaatatgcatttttaaatatattcatttcaaattgaatttctatatttttgcaaaaagccaaatgaaaaaagtttaagaaaatttcaagcatttctaatttaaattttcattaaaaaataaaaattttatttgttttaaatttatttattgtcaaGTAACATTCCCTTCactaaatttcagtatttaaaaaattgctCTTAGATAggcaattgttttgcttttaacaaAAAATCCACAAGTCCTATTTAGTTAgagtatttgatatataaaaaagtttaagaACTTTTCCGGCGTttcgcattttaattttaatttcaaaataaaaaccccatttaaatactttactcAATTTCAGTATTTACTAAACGACTCTTAGATAAGCaacattttaacaaaaaatcCATGTTTAAATTCAAGAAATATATTCCtatttagttttgcatcaacCCATCTAAATATGGTATCAAGGAATAAAATACAGCTGtttcaaattgttattgttagcACAGTTTGAGTGGCACTGTAGAGCAACAGTTTGCAAACTGCAATTTACAGTTGGCGAGTCGTGTtggcaattcaatttgcattcgcattcgaaATGAAAAACCAATATTTACATTAACCAAGCCCGTCTGGGGGAATTGcccagcagtagcagcagggcatatatatatatatataaaagtatatatacagGAAAAATATAAGTACAAAGTATAAACTAAGGCTAAAAGGGGGGTGGGGCTAAAGTTAAAGCGTGTAAACTAATCAATCTCCAGCGTCTTGAGGCTCTGCGTCGGCTTCTTTTTGTCATTGCACTTGTTGAGTCGCCAATTGCCTGCATCCATCAGATATTCTCTGTACAAATGAGAGAgtcagacagagagagagagagagagagagagagagagggagtaaAGTCACTTTACTTGCCACAAGTTTGATTCACTTACCGatgctgttgcagcaactgcatCCAGTGTTGCTTCAGATCCGACATTTTACCCGCATTGCCACCGTATTCCTCGGGCATCATGGCCCGTGGAAAATGGTCGTACGGCGTATCCGCATTGGGCAAATGGAAGTGTATCAGCTTAAAGACCTCGCTCTTGATGAACGGCTTCACCACAGTCAACACTTTGTCCAGATACGACGGACAATTGATCACATGAATCTCCTTCAAGCGCACCGGATGCGCCTCCTGCACAAATTTCATGTACACACGCAGCGCACTTAACGCCGTCTTCGTCAGATGCCGCAAAGTGTAGCCGGCCATATCGAAAATCGGTATCTCACCGTCCGACAGACGTCCCTCAGTCTCTGTGGCAAAGCGACAGTCCGCCACCATGAAGAACACCTTAATGCTGGCCGTAAAGTTGaactgcaaaacaataaatccaCAATTTTACTTTGTTGTTACTTTTCTCATCCTCGAAAAAACACCTTTAATGTGCAGCTAGATTTCCCGCAAaggaaattcaattgatttatttgcaataggaaataaccaattttatttgcatctTGATGTTAACTTTTAGGTgtcaatttttaatatgcatttaatgCATACACTTTGTTGATAGATTTTAATACCcgagaagggtattataactttgtgccggcaggaaatgtatgtaacaggtagaacgaggcatctccgaccctataaagtatatatattcttgaccagcaccaacagccgagacgatctagccatgtccgtctgtgtgtctgtccgtctgtccgtccgtccgtgtgaaacactggatctcagggactataagagatagagctataattttttttttcgacagcatttgttatgtttgcacgcagattaagtttgtttcaaatttttgccacgcccacttccgcctccgcaaatcaaaaaaaaaaatgaataacaagcgtaattttaaagctacagctgcgaattttggtatatacaataattactatagtagttatgattcctggtTGTctgcgattagataaaaatagtcgaagtaattaaagaaatacttttgtatgggcaaaaacgcctacttactagggtcttagttgctttggctgacaatctggtatattgtgccgtctatggtatattttgaatacggtactatgtcgatataccaaatataccatttggtatatttttagtatttttgcactatattcggtatattttgagaaaaataccgcaaaacatattgattttattcaaaatgggtagcgagtatctcacagtcgagtacactcgactgtaggtttcttacttgttatatgTTAAAGATAACTTAGCGAACTTTATTCTAAAGTTTATGTACAGCacattttgttattgaatTAGAATTTACGAAtaccaaa
This region includes:
- the LOC133847455 gene encoding alpha-tocopherol transfer protein encodes the protein MVHSKKDDDEHQLLMAQRLIEFEKLIKAQPQLPHNISSTLLRRFVHTTRGDLAAAQRLLELNYAQRNKHAHIFIDRDPMDASSQQLLQVADLVPLPGLTPENNKLLFYRLIDYDADKFNFTASIKVFFMVADCRFATETEGRLSDGEIPIFDMAGYTLRHLTKTALSALRVYMKFVQEAHPVRLKEIHVINCPSYLDKVLTVVKPFIKSEVFKLIHFHLPNADTPYDHFPRAMMPEEYGGNAGKMSDLKQHWMQLLQQHREYLMDAGNWRLNKCNDKKKPTQSLKTLEID